One Actinospica robiniae DSM 44927 genomic region harbors:
- a CDS encoding AAA family ATPase: MTGSAAQLVTPAFILTGAPGAGKTAILRVLESRGHDVVEEAATAVIECELARGVRVPMDDPAVIERIAALQLTRWATAAQRPAKVRFFDRSPLCTLALARFMDYPVPAALGDEVERMRDERLYQPRVFLIRNQGTVKPTVARRISQNDAVRFERIHAEAYAEFGYTCVPVAPAPLDERALIVEREALGGH; this comes from the coding sequence GTGACCGGGTCCGCAGCGCAGCTCGTCACCCCGGCCTTCATTCTGACCGGGGCACCCGGCGCGGGGAAGACCGCCATCCTGCGGGTGCTCGAGAGCCGCGGGCACGACGTGGTCGAGGAGGCGGCCACGGCCGTCATCGAGTGCGAACTCGCCCGCGGGGTCCGGGTGCCGATGGATGATCCGGCCGTGATAGAGCGGATCGCCGCGCTGCAGCTGACCCGTTGGGCCACAGCTGCGCAGCGGCCTGCGAAAGTGCGCTTCTTCGACCGATCCCCGCTGTGCACGCTCGCTCTCGCCCGGTTCATGGATTACCCGGTGCCGGCGGCGCTGGGCGACGAGGTGGAACGGATGCGGGACGAACGCCTCTACCAGCCGCGGGTGTTCTTGATCCGGAATCAGGGCACGGTGAAACCGACCGTGGCCCGCCGGATCAGCCAGAACGACGCCGTCCGATTCGAGCGGATCCACGCCGAAGCCTACGCGGAGTTCGGCTACACCTGTGTGCCCGTCGCGCCGGCGCCGCTGGACGAACGGGCACTGATCGTCGAGCGCGAGGCGCTGGGCGGCCACTGA
- a CDS encoding amino acid adenylation domain-containing protein, translated as MALWDGYDDVMFEVVVNAAGQDSIWPTRRARPAGWHRAGFEGLRKDCVAWIDRHAGLMALPPAGDESAGEGVAEAARTASAEDAALYGPRREVPGGSIIRLIRERGLPPDAVAFTCGTESLTRGEFFAASGAWAAVLREAGCGRETPVAILLPRGLDALVAIFAVLEAGGAYVPLSCADPEQRVGSILADCAAPIVVTSKAHTHLLGGYRGRVLTVEEARPEAPARAAAPARDADGDDVAYIFYTSGTTGEPKGVEGTHSQLVNYALWCEQAFAHEPGEVTFLSASLFFLGSLTTIFTPLLAGWPVVVAPDGEGTDELLALSGTVSGGLLKLTPTHIRMMMARGVPAVGLARRVMVGSEPLTFTPEIRDWMAADPRRAVANHYGLTETHGCFCHFLTGTEAVGSRVPVGLPIDNVEAFIVDAHGDLVGEGEAGELVVGGPSIARGYRNRPALTALRWIPHPWGLPGARLLRTGDLARMEQDGTVTVLGRADRQVKIRGHRVEPAAVEEALRAVPGVREALVLPRTEDGRVGLDAYLLRGPGAAVEPGEVRAELERRLPPPWIPSRVAVLDEFPVNANGKVDVRALPDPRPFAAEAPATESGRWSRGDLLVAQVYCDVLRLDAIALEDSFYDLGGDSLTSIEVAARLGQALGREVSGPNAAAATVRSYRRLIGLSEAGAAPSVPAAAR; from the coding sequence ATGGCGTTGTGGGACGGCTACGACGACGTGATGTTCGAGGTCGTGGTCAACGCGGCGGGACAGGACTCGATCTGGCCGACGCGGCGTGCGCGGCCGGCTGGCTGGCACCGCGCCGGTTTCGAGGGCCTGCGGAAGGACTGCGTGGCCTGGATCGACCGGCACGCAGGCTTGATGGCGCTGCCTCCGGCCGGGGACGAATCGGCGGGGGAAGGCGTCGCCGAAGCCGCGCGCACCGCGTCTGCCGAGGATGCCGCGCTCTACGGCCCGCGCCGGGAGGTGCCGGGCGGCTCGATCATCCGACTGATCCGCGAGCGAGGGCTCCCGCCCGATGCCGTCGCCTTCACCTGCGGCACCGAGAGCCTGACCCGAGGCGAGTTCTTCGCCGCGAGCGGGGCGTGGGCCGCGGTGCTGCGCGAGGCAGGCTGCGGACGGGAGACGCCGGTCGCGATCCTGCTGCCGCGTGGTCTCGACGCGCTGGTGGCGATCTTCGCGGTGCTCGAGGCGGGCGGGGCCTACGTCCCGCTCTCCTGCGCCGATCCGGAGCAGCGGGTGGGCTCGATCCTGGCCGACTGTGCGGCGCCGATCGTGGTGACCTCGAAGGCGCACACGCATCTGCTCGGCGGCTATCGGGGACGGGTCCTGACGGTCGAGGAGGCGCGGCCCGAAGCCCCGGCCCGCGCGGCGGCGCCGGCGCGGGACGCGGACGGCGACGACGTGGCGTACATTTTCTACACTTCCGGCACGACCGGCGAGCCCAAGGGCGTCGAGGGCACGCACAGCCAGCTGGTCAACTACGCGCTCTGGTGCGAGCAGGCGTTCGCGCACGAGCCGGGCGAGGTCACCTTCCTGAGCGCGTCGCTGTTCTTCCTCGGTTCGCTCACCACGATCTTCACCCCGCTGCTGGCGGGCTGGCCGGTGGTGGTCGCCCCGGACGGTGAGGGCACGGACGAGCTGCTCGCCCTGTCCGGTACCGTCTCCGGCGGCCTGCTGAAGCTGACCCCGACCCATATCAGGATGATGATGGCACGCGGGGTCCCGGCGGTCGGCCTGGCCCGGCGGGTGATGGTCGGCAGCGAACCGCTCACCTTCACGCCCGAGATCCGGGACTGGATGGCCGCGGATCCGCGGCGCGCGGTCGCCAACCACTACGGCCTGACCGAGACGCACGGCTGCTTCTGCCACTTCCTGACGGGCACGGAGGCGGTCGGCTCCCGGGTGCCGGTCGGGCTGCCGATCGACAACGTCGAGGCCTTCATCGTGGACGCGCACGGGGACCTGGTCGGCGAGGGTGAGGCCGGGGAACTGGTGGTCGGCGGGCCCTCGATCGCCCGCGGCTACCGGAACCGGCCCGCGCTCACGGCCCTGCGCTGGATCCCGCACCCGTGGGGTCTGCCCGGGGCGCGGCTGCTGCGCACCGGCGACCTGGCCCGGATGGAGCAGGACGGCACGGTCACGGTACTGGGCCGGGCCGACCGGCAGGTGAAGATCCGCGGGCACCGGGTCGAGCCGGCGGCCGTCGAGGAGGCGCTGCGCGCGGTGCCGGGGGTGCGCGAAGCACTGGTACTGCCGCGGACCGAGGACGGCCGGGTCGGCCTCGACGCCTATCTGCTGCGCGGGCCGGGCGCGGCGGTGGAGCCGGGCGAGGTGCGCGCGGAACTGGAGCGCAGGCTCCCGCCGCCGTGGATCCCGTCTCGCGTCGCCGTGCTCGATGAGTTCCCCGTGAACGCCAACGGCAAGGTGGATGTACGGGCCCTGCCGGACCCGCGCCCGTTCGCGGCGGAGGCGCCGGCCACCGAATCAGGGCGCTGGTCGAGAGGGGATCTGCTGGTGGCGCAGGTTTACTGCGACGTGCTGCGCCTCGACGCGATCGCGCTGGAGGACAGCTTCTACGATCTCGGCGGCGACTCGCTGACCTCCATCGAGGTGGCGGCGCGGCTCGGGCAGGCGCTCGGCCGCGAGGTCTCGGGCCCGAATGCCGCCGCGGCCACGGTCCGCTCCTACCGGAGGCTGATCGGCCTCTCGGAGGCGGGCGCGGCGCCGAGCGTGCCGGCCGCCGCCCGATGA
- a CDS encoding alpha/beta hydrolase — translation MAQTDTGRAGSEAGYARVAADRSYPDPAAPVFDPELVRVARLYRRVDHADAQAVRSEAKRRIQVSRMAGLWRGADPAVTFQDHVVPASDSCAVPVRVYLPITARGPLPVVLYAHGGAFISGDLDFEHPRCLDLCRETGFALVSIDYRLAPEHSYPAALDDCLHVYRRLLDDGGAGLGFETDGRTAVVGASAGGALVAALCQAARDRAWPLPAFQVLLYPVADDRLETASMRACVDTPAWDAPNCAHMWNHYLGPAGARGEVAPYAAPGRATDLAGLPPAYVMTAQYDPLRDEGAAYAAALASAGVRVEYHQFAGAFHGFDTLAGGTLSSRALREAADVLRAAL, via the coding sequence TTGGCACAGACCGATACCGGGCGGGCCGGCTCCGAAGCCGGGTACGCCCGTGTGGCTGCAGACCGTTCGTACCCTGATCCGGCGGCCCCGGTCTTCGACCCCGAACTCGTCCGGGTGGCCCGGCTTTACCGGCGCGTGGATCACGCCGACGCGCAAGCGGTGCGAAGCGAGGCCAAGCGGCGGATCCAGGTCTCCCGGATGGCCGGCTTGTGGCGCGGCGCCGACCCGGCGGTGACCTTCCAAGACCACGTGGTCCCCGCGTCGGACAGTTGTGCGGTGCCAGTCCGCGTCTACCTGCCGATCACGGCACGCGGCCCGCTCCCCGTCGTCCTCTACGCGCACGGCGGCGCCTTCATCTCCGGCGACCTCGACTTCGAGCACCCGCGCTGCCTGGACCTGTGCCGAGAAACCGGGTTCGCCCTCGTCTCGATCGACTACCGGCTCGCACCCGAGCATTCGTACCCTGCCGCACTCGACGACTGCCTGCACGTCTACCGGCGGCTGCTCGACGACGGCGGCGCCGGCCTCGGGTTCGAGACGGACGGGAGGACGGCGGTGGTCGGCGCCAGCGCGGGTGGCGCGCTGGTCGCGGCCCTGTGCCAAGCCGCGCGCGACCGGGCTTGGCCGCTGCCCGCGTTCCAGGTCCTGCTCTACCCCGTGGCGGACGACCGGCTCGAGACGGCGTCGATGCGCGCGTGCGTCGACACCCCGGCCTGGGACGCACCCAACTGCGCGCACATGTGGAACCACTACCTCGGCCCGGCCGGCGCGCGCGGCGAGGTCGCGCCCTATGCCGCCCCTGGCCGGGCGACGGACCTGGCCGGGCTGCCCCCGGCCTACGTGATGACCGCGCAGTACGATCCGCTGCGCGACGAGGGCGCCGCTTACGCCGCCGCGCTCGCGTCCGCCGGGGTCCGGGTGGAGTACCACCAGTTCGCCGGGGCCTTCCACGGATTCGACACGCTCGCCGGCGGGACGCTCTCGAGCCGAGCGCTGCGCGAGGCCGCGGACGTGCTCCGCGCCGCTCTATGA
- a CDS encoding condensation domain-containing protein: protein MPPLQTGPAASGTTAALAFDAGAEEQTAPLTWGQLSMWMPMQWFGEQANQFNLKAAAQLPEPVAPDRAADALRTLIEAHQATRTHFVPGPDGPRQMVAARGCMTVHTVPQAPDAQTATDALTARLAATAFDHATQWPVRLGWVVDGRGMVTGIVLVVSHLAFDGWALERLTEELLDLLRNTGPAERPAERRWQPLDQAGFERSAEGLRKNALTLRHWRERLAVVPASMFDLPGTQAGAQPVEKYRLDTAALVPAVRVLAGRTRTTASTVLLCVSALILAAYTGQDGYRFKLIVGNRHDRNSRELLTITTQDGLLALPVEDVDLISAIKAAYRPMLAAYQRGQCDPLALDALIAEAAHARGVSFDLSAYFNDKRTVNTWTAWPGPAPTRAEFDRLRADSRFAHVASMPKSDMKYCVGVADAGGDRARLTLLADTAFLPRPVGEAVLRGIESLVCDAAGSQDVGVREIAQRIGLEPPARGVDWTRSPAGWIRPAAIADLIRTAAAGAPAAVFPGAVGSGVPGGSELTAYIAADGTAHTPERLHRRVMGLLPGVPGAAAPSWYVVCDRPPTDAAGRATEGAWQAQPGLAEGSGRAAGDHPRP from the coding sequence ATGCCTCCCCTCCAGACGGGCCCCGCAGCGTCCGGCACGACGGCGGCCCTGGCTTTCGACGCCGGCGCCGAGGAACAGACCGCCCCGCTCACTTGGGGCCAGTTGTCGATGTGGATGCCGATGCAGTGGTTCGGCGAACAGGCGAACCAGTTCAACCTCAAGGCCGCCGCGCAGCTGCCGGAACCGGTCGCGCCCGACCGGGCGGCCGACGCTCTGCGCACCCTGATCGAGGCGCATCAGGCCACGCGGACGCACTTCGTGCCCGGCCCGGACGGCCCGCGCCAGATGGTCGCCGCCCGCGGGTGCATGACCGTCCACACCGTGCCGCAGGCACCGGACGCCCAGACCGCGACGGACGCGCTCACGGCCCGGCTGGCCGCGACCGCGTTCGACCACGCGACGCAATGGCCGGTGCGCCTCGGCTGGGTCGTGGACGGGCGCGGCATGGTCACCGGGATCGTGCTGGTCGTCTCCCACTTGGCGTTCGACGGCTGGGCACTGGAGCGTCTGACCGAGGAGTTGCTCGACCTGCTTCGGAACACCGGTCCCGCCGAACGGCCCGCCGAACGGCGCTGGCAGCCGCTCGACCAGGCCGGATTCGAACGGTCCGCCGAAGGCCTGCGGAAGAACGCACTGACCCTGCGGCACTGGCGCGAGCGCTTGGCGGTGGTGCCCGCCTCGATGTTCGACCTACCGGGGACGCAGGCCGGCGCCCAGCCGGTGGAGAAGTACCGGCTGGACACGGCGGCACTGGTTCCCGCCGTGCGGGTCCTGGCCGGGCGGACCCGGACCACGGCCTCGACCGTCCTCCTGTGCGTCAGTGCCCTGATCCTGGCGGCCTATACCGGCCAGGACGGGTACCGGTTCAAGCTCATCGTGGGCAACCGGCACGATCGCAACAGCCGCGAACTGCTCACGATCACCACCCAGGACGGCCTGCTGGCGCTGCCCGTCGAGGACGTCGATCTGATCAGCGCGATCAAGGCCGCATACCGCCCGATGCTCGCCGCCTACCAGCGTGGCCAGTGTGATCCCCTCGCACTCGACGCTCTGATCGCCGAGGCCGCGCACGCCCGCGGCGTCTCGTTCGACCTGTCCGCGTACTTCAACGACAAGCGCACCGTCAACACGTGGACTGCCTGGCCCGGGCCGGCCCCGACCCGCGCCGAGTTCGACCGGCTCCGGGCGGACTCGCGGTTCGCCCACGTCGCGTCGATGCCGAAGAGCGACATGAAGTACTGCGTCGGCGTGGCCGACGCAGGCGGCGACCGGGCCCGCCTCACCCTGCTCGCGGACACGGCCTTCCTGCCCCGGCCAGTGGGCGAGGCGGTGCTTCGCGGCATCGAATCCCTGGTCTGCGACGCGGCCGGGTCGCAGGACGTGGGCGTGCGCGAGATCGCCCAGCGCATCGGTCTCGAACCGCCCGCACGCGGCGTGGATTGGACCCGCTCCCCGGCCGGCTGGATCCGCCCCGCCGCCATCGCCGACCTGATCCGCACGGCGGCCGCGGGAGCGCCCGCCGCGGTCTTCCCGGGTGCGGTCGGCTCGGGCGTCCCCGGTGGCTCCGAGTTGACGGCGTACATCGCCGCGGACGGCACGGCGCACACCCCCGAGCGGCTGCACCGCCGCGTCATGGGCCTGCTGCCCGGCGTCCCGGGCGCCGCCGCACCGTCCTGGTACGTGGTCTGCGACCGGCCCCCGACCGACGCGGCCGGCCGGGCGACCGAGGGCGCCTGGCAGGCACAGCCCGGCCTGGCCGAGGGCTCGGGTCGGGCCGCAGGCGATCACCCTCGGCCGTAG
- a CDS encoding ferredoxin, which yields MRIWIEQSECQNSGLCEEDAPELFAIGEDFLAYVREDGRILDEPGGEKSKAVVPEELIALAEHCVRACPARCIHLGD from the coding sequence ATGCGGATCTGGATCGAGCAGAGCGAGTGCCAGAACAGCGGACTGTGCGAGGAGGACGCGCCCGAGCTGTTCGCGATCGGCGAGGACTTCCTCGCCTACGTGCGCGAGGACGGCCGGATCCTGGACGAGCCAGGCGGCGAGAAGAGCAAGGCGGTGGTGCCTGAGGAGCTGATCGCACTGGCCGAGCACTGCGTCCGGGCCTGCCCGGCGCGCTGTATCCACCTCGGCGACTGA
- a CDS encoding phosphopantetheine-binding protein, translated as MLTETEFMEASKGFLEEIGADLSAVDPDTHLIDAGVLDSLAILAFLDFLENRCGGVVQIEQLEIDSIATLNNAYKLLLSQT; from the coding sequence ATGCTGACGGAAACCGAGTTCATGGAAGCGTCCAAAGGCTTCCTGGAGGAGATCGGCGCGGACCTCTCCGCCGTCGACCCGGACACCCACCTCATCGACGCCGGCGTGCTCGACTCACTGGCGATCCTGGCCTTCCTGGACTTCCTCGAGAACCGCTGCGGGGGAGTCGTGCAGATCGAGCAGTTGGAGATCGACTCGATCGCCACGCTGAACAACGCGTACAAGCTGCTGCTCTCCCAGACGTGA
- a CDS encoding SDR family oxidoreductase, translated as MSRTVPLALLTGATGFLGAALAANLLDRGFDVRCAVRGDRPQERESRVRAAVEAAGAVAGGDRLEVVQADLERERLGLSAQGFADLRDGVTHVVHCGARVNMTLPYSALQAPNVRAVADLLDLAQACGAGFAFVGSLAAVAPSTSGEPFELIDPVLGGYGQSKWAADRLVCEAHRDGRVRALMLRAGRITADSRTARANPDDLLEQVLRVCVRLGSAPALETGVRISPVDWVAGVMTALCADEGAYGRAYHLLSAEALPWARALEAVREAGFPLAVLPYPQWRDAVLAEGRVDAAVARVAQALPAHALSFDERSTRGPVNARRRLGAGFVEPPVAAEQLAATLRAWRESGRLHAVG; from the coding sequence ATGAGCCGCACGGTACCGCTCGCGCTGTTGACCGGCGCGACCGGCTTCCTGGGTGCGGCGCTGGCCGCGAACCTGCTGGATCGGGGCTTCGACGTGCGCTGCGCGGTGCGCGGGGATCGGCCGCAGGAGCGCGAATCCCGGGTGCGGGCCGCCGTCGAGGCGGCCGGGGCGGTGGCGGGCGGCGATCGGCTCGAGGTGGTCCAGGCGGACCTCGAGCGCGAGCGGCTCGGCCTGTCCGCCCAGGGTTTCGCAGACCTCCGCGACGGGGTCACCCACGTCGTGCACTGCGGCGCGCGGGTGAACATGACGCTGCCCTACTCGGCGCTGCAGGCGCCGAACGTGCGCGCCGTCGCCGACCTGCTGGACCTCGCCCAGGCGTGCGGGGCAGGGTTCGCCTTCGTCGGCTCGCTCGCCGCGGTGGCGCCATCGACGTCTGGGGAGCCGTTCGAACTGATCGATCCGGTCCTCGGCGGCTACGGCCAGAGCAAGTGGGCCGCGGACCGACTGGTCTGCGAGGCTCACCGCGACGGACGGGTCAGAGCCCTCATGCTGCGGGCCGGACGGATCACCGCGGACTCGCGCACCGCCCGGGCGAATCCGGACGACCTGCTCGAGCAGGTGCTGCGCGTCTGCGTGAGGCTCGGCTCGGCCCCGGCACTCGAGACCGGTGTCCGGATCAGCCCGGTCGACTGGGTCGCGGGCGTGATGACGGCCCTGTGCGCGGACGAGGGCGCCTACGGCCGTGCCTACCACCTGCTCTCGGCCGAGGCGCTGCCGTGGGCGCGCGCGCTCGAAGCCGTGCGCGAGGCCGGTTTCCCGCTCGCCGTCCTGCCGTATCCGCAGTGGCGCGACGCGGTCCTGGCCGAAGGGCGCGTCGACGCCGCCGTCGCGCGCGTGGCCCAGGCGCTTCCGGCGCACGCCCTGTCCTTCGACGAACGCTCGACGCGCGGCCCGGTCAACGCCCGTCGGCGCCTCGGCGCCGGCTTCGTCGAACCGCCCGTCGCGGCTGAGCAGCTCGCCGCGACGCTGCGCGCCTGGCGGGAGTCCGGTCGGCTGCACGCAGTGGGCTGA
- a CDS encoding iron-containing redox enzyme family protein, protein MTAILDGPTHLTTDQTFERVHAMARSSADHPALKHPFYELWMSRALDADAVELVAKNYFARVQRTPIRIALAFLHMADVSTRAETVDNLFDEMGHGSAAKVHSVILRGFLETLLSRLRGHGVSLDEVRAPILPSTTRLIEESERLFSSPHPQKVCGALMAQEWHAYPQLVYMYEGVRNYRHLFGLEEFHENCEYFYLHIGATEKEHKVHSLSTAAKSCSSEQDVAQLEEGFTGYLDLLAANWTEIHEAIAAL, encoded by the coding sequence ATGACCGCGATCCTCGATGGACCCACGCACCTGACGACTGACCAGACCTTCGAGCGCGTCCACGCGATGGCGCGCAGCAGCGCCGACCACCCCGCGCTCAAGCACCCCTTCTACGAGCTGTGGATGTCCCGGGCGCTCGACGCCGACGCGGTGGAGCTGGTGGCGAAGAACTACTTCGCCCGGGTCCAGCGCACCCCGATCCGCATCGCGCTGGCCTTCCTGCACATGGCCGACGTCTCGACCCGGGCCGAGACCGTGGACAACCTCTTCGACGAGATGGGCCACGGCTCGGCCGCCAAGGTCCACTCGGTGATCCTGCGCGGATTCCTCGAGACGCTGCTGTCCCGGCTGCGCGGCCACGGGGTGTCGCTGGACGAGGTGCGGGCCCCGATCCTGCCCTCGACCACGCGGCTGATCGAGGAGAGCGAGAGGCTCTTCAGCAGCCCGCACCCGCAGAAGGTGTGCGGGGCGCTGATGGCGCAGGAGTGGCACGCCTACCCGCAGCTGGTCTACATGTACGAGGGCGTGCGTAATTACCGGCACCTGTTCGGGCTCGAGGAGTTCCACGAGAACTGCGAGTACTTCTACCTGCACATCGGCGCGACCGAGAAGGAGCACAAGGTCCACTCGCTCTCGACCGCGGCCAAGAGCTGCTCCTCGGAGCAGGACGTCGCACAGCTCGAGGAGGGCTTCACCGGCTACCTCGACCTGCTGGCGGCGAACTGGACCGAGATCCACGAGGCCATCGCCGCGCTCTGA